GTTTTTGCTAGAAAATAAATATTTACTAACATCACTAAATTGAGGCAGCATTTTTTTATGATATAAAATAGGACCTGCAATAAGATGTGGAAAAATAGTAACAAACAGACTATATTTCATCAAACTATAATGGGTAGTTTCCCTACGATAGACATCAATTAAATACGCCGTCTGCGTAAAAGTATAAAAAGATATTCCCAAAGGTAGCGTTATCTCAGGCACAGGTAATGTCGTTCCAGCAAAAGCATTAACTGTATTGGCGATAAATGCTAGATATTTAAACAATATCAACAACAATAAGTTCACTGAAATACCAATAACAAGATATTTTTTGCATGCTTTCTTTTCAATAACTCTCCCCATGGAGTAATTAAAGATAATCGAACTCAACAAAAGAGGAAGCATTTTTATGTCCCAATAAGAATAAAAAGCCAATGAAGAAACTACTAAAAACCCTACTGCACTCTTTGCGGCTTTAAATTCATGCAGAAAAAAATATCCCAATAATGTTATAGGTAAAAATATGAGAATGAATTCATATGAATTAAACAGCACAAAGAATACCTCCAAAATTAATATATATTAAGCATTTTACCATAATAATGTTTATAATAAAAACTAGCCCGCTTAACGGTATTGTTAAACGGGCTAGTTTTAACTTAAAAACCTACTTCTACCCCTCCGGCGGTCCGATCACCTTGCCTCTGCAACCACAGCCCCGTATTTCCATTTAGATGGTATGTCACGCCGCCAGCGTTGATATTCCCACCTCCGCTCGTCCCGATCCTAGCGGACCACTTCGGCACCTTCGCCTCCGGAAGATCCACTCTAAACGAAATGTCCGATGTCTGAGTCATCAGCACCTTACCATTTTCAAATTTCTGCGTCTCTCCTTGGATCAACTCAAACTTGTAGTCCTTGCCATTGACCTTGACGCCGACCTTTGGTTGCGCGACATCGGCCTGAACGTCAATAAATGATTACGCCGCCGAAGCGAGCGTGGCAAGGGATTTCAAACTCAAGCCCTTTTGTCTGAGGCGGAAACTGCTCAAACATCTGAGGAATTTCCAGAGTCTGACAGAAAGGGACGTCAGACTGTGCGAAAATAGTCATGTGCGCAAGTGGGTACTGGTCTAAATAGCCGAATATGAATAAAAACGGCAACAATCTTGGAAGTAAACGGTGAAAATTTGAGGATTGCTGCCATTAATTTATCCGTTCCTAAAATTTTCAGCACGCGTTTTAGGTTATACATTAAACAATGCATAACCGCTTCTCCACGCACCTTTTCTAATCCCCTTAGCAGGAAGTGTGTATATCCCAATGTTCGCTTGATGGTTCCAAACGGGTGTTCCACGATCATCTGTCGCTGTTTATAAAGCGTCATATTGCTTGCTAATCGCTCATCGGCTCGTTCCATGATGTCGTGATATTCACCTCGTATAATTTGCCGACCTCGTTTATTTTTTGTGCAGTCATTCTTTTGTGAGCAATTTTTGCAGGCCTTGCTCCGATACATCTTTTCTTTTGCCTCTGTCTTGCTTGCGTTAGAAAGAATTTCCCCTTGCGGACAAATATAGCAATCACTGTCTTGATCATATTTGAATTTATCTAAGGTATAGGCTGGGTTTCCTGTGGTTGATGGAGGCGCTTGCTTGGATACGATGGTCGTAATCTGGTCTTGTTCGCATTTTCTGAGGCATTCTCCCGTATAATAACCTTTATCTGCAAGTACAATAATTGAATCTACGTCTAGTTTCTGTTTTGCTTGCATAGCCATCGGATGAAGCTGTCCTTGATCGGCTGGATTGTTCGTTACATCAACCGCAACAATGAGATGGTTCTTTGCATCTACTGCTGCTTGCATATTGTAGGCTACTTCAAACCCCATATTGTTGACGCCCATAAGACGGGATTCCTGATCCGTCAAAGAAACCTCGCCTGTTTTATCGACTTGTTCCTTAAGCTCAGTGAGCTCTTGAATACGTTGATTTACTTTGGCCATCTTCTGCTTTAAATCATCTTGGCTATATGAGACATTAGGAGCACCGCCGAGGCCATCGCTCTGTTCGAGTAATTCCAGATACCGTGCGGCAGATTTTTCAAAGTGGGCTAACATCTTGGCTATCTTTCCTTTGGTAATATTCTTCTTGCGGGCATTGTTGGCTCGAAATTTGCTGCCATCTATTGCTACAATTTCTCTGCCAAACAGGCCAAGTTCATTGCAGAATACGGAAAAGTGCGTAAAGATATTCTTTAGAACTGAGATGTTGTCTTTGCGAAAATCGGCAATAGTACGATAATCCGGTTTTAATTCTTTAAGCAGCCACATTAATTCGATATTTCTTTTGCATTCATTTTCAAGTTTTCTTGATGTCCGGATACCGTTAAAATAGCCATAGATATACAATTTGAGTAAGTCGGCTGGATTGTATGGTTTACGTCCGACTGCTTTTGGTGTAGCGTACCTAAACCCCATTTGATTTAAGTCTAGGCTATCGGCAAAGAGGTCAATTACACGGACCGGGTTATCTTGGTTTATCATTTCTTCAAGTGAAGACGGGATCAAACTGATTTGGTTTCTATCCGTGTTATTACGGGGGTGCGGACGATATCTTGGACACCCTAAGCAACCAATCCAAGACTTCGTCGGTACTCCAATGGACTTCTATTTCCCAGTGATGTTTTAATCCTTGTTTCATTGTACCAGATTAAGTAGTTGTTAAGGGCTTCGATAAACTGATGAATGCTTACACCGGACCAGTTACGATTATAGAACATTTCATTTTTCAAACGTCCGAACAGACCTTCACAAGCAGAGTTGTCTGGAGAGCACCCCTTCTTTGACATGGAGCGTTGAAGACCAGCATTTTTCATTCTAGAAATCCAACCTGGCCAACGATAATGACATCCACGGTCAGTATGCACTAATGGTTGTTCGTTCTTACATAAAATGCTGACGGCATCGTCCAGCATGCCGTTGACGAGATTGGCGTCCGGCACTGTGCTAATCTTCCATGCAGCAAGCATCCCATCAAAGCAATCTACAATAG
This genomic window from uncultured Anaeromusa sp. contains:
- a CDS encoding IS1182 family transposase; its protein translation is MGVPTKSWIGCLGCPRYRPHPRNNTDRNQISLIPSSLEEMINQDNPVRVIDLFADSLDLNQMGFRYATPKAVGRKPYNPADLLKLYIYGYFNGIRTSRKLENECKRNIELMWLLKELKPDYRTIADFRKDNISVLKNIFTHFSVFCNELGLFGREIVAIDGSKFRANNARKKNITKGKIAKMLAHFEKSAARYLELLEQSDGLGGAPNVSYSQDDLKQKMAKVNQRIQELTELKEQVDKTGEVSLTDQESRLMGVNNMGFEVAYNMQAAVDAKNHLIVAVDVTNNPADQGQLHPMAMQAKQKLDVDSIIVLADKGYYTGECLRKCEQDQITTIVSKQAPPSTTGNPAYTLDKFKYDQDSDCYICPQGEILSNASKTEAKEKMYRSKACKNCSQKNDCTKNKRGRQIIRGEYHDIMERADERLASNMTLYKQRQMIVEHPFGTIKRTLGYTHFLLRGLEKVRGEAVMHCLMYNLKRVLKILGTDKLMAAILKFSPFTSKIVAVFIHIRLFRPVPTCAHDYFRTV